From the Nycticebus coucang isolate mNycCou1 chromosome 13, mNycCou1.pri, whole genome shotgun sequence genome, the window CTGTCCAGTCCAAGGGAAGCCAACTCCTCCCAGGAAGAAAATGCAGAGAGGTCAAGATGGGCGCCAGCATGAGTCAGGGCACTGCTTGTCTCTTTCGGCCATCCAGGGAAGGTACCATTGTCCCACTTCTTCTCAAATTCAGTCTGAATCTTCCCAAAAAGTTCATTTTGATCTTGCAGAGGCTTCACCCTATCTGTGTAATCCTGAAGGTACTCAAGCAGCATCTCTAGGTATTTTTTATATtctgcattctttctttctttaggaaTGTCAAATAACTGGTCAAAGATGGACAGGTACGTGATATAATCCAGCTTCTCAGATGCCTTCAGGTTAATGTACTTGAGGTAACAGTCATGGAGATCAAGGTAACGACCATACCCCTCTTCATCTGTGAACTCCACCAAATTTTGTGCCTCttcatttggattctctttagcCTTCAGGAGCTCCTCAAATTCCACCGACATTGGCACACAGATCTCATTTGGGTGCTTCTGGTGGAATTCCTTTATTTGTTTGAGTCTGTTATAGAATTCAGCAAACTCATCGGGTCCTGAAATAGCATTGAGCTCCTCCTTCCGTAACCCATCCTTATCGTCATATAAATCTCTCAGGTTCCCACTGACCTCCATGTACCTATCTTGCATGGCCCGAGTGCGATGGTCAGAATTGATCTGGTCCCGTAGCGTGGACTTCTTTGTGAGCATCTCTTTGGCCATGACGTCCATAAGCCGTTCCTTCTCCTCATGATATCGCCGCTGCTGCTCCAGAAttgtctccatcttccttttgcccggaatgtgtattctttatctttgggatgcagtgttctacATGCatctaccaagcacagttgttctagggtctcatttaaatctcttatatctttgtttaatttctgttaagaggatctgtccagctatATAAGGGGAGTGTTcaagtcccctgttgttatggtattatcagatatattgctcagactgagtaaggtctgtttcaagaatctgggaacatttgaatcgggtgcataaatatttagaattgaaacgtcttcttgttgtatttttccctagaccagtataaagtgaccatcttagtcttttttgactttagttggtttaaatccacatgtatctgaaaataagattgcaactcctcttttcttctaaattccttttgcctgaaaaattgtcttccaacccttgactcggagctttaatttgtctatggaagccaggtgtgtttcttacagacagcaaatggatggcttgtgttttttaatccagtcagccaatctatgtctcttcagtggggaattcaagccattaacatttattgagataattgataagtgtcgtagtgttctattcatcttattttttgggagtccattgcttagttttatcttttgcatccatgtggaggttaagttctgtcctttaatttgtgagtttttactttgctggtgatccattgtgatggccagtgtgtagaacaagttcaagtatttcctgtagagctggtcttgttgtggcgaatttcctcaatgtttgtatatctgtaaatgatatgatttctctgtcaatattaaaggttagcttagcagggtacaaaattctaggctggaaattgttctgtttaagtagattaaaggtagatgaccattgtcttcttgcttggaatgtttcattagtgaagtctgcagtcactctgatggatttgtcccatagatcaactggtgcttactcctggcagcttgcagaatctttttttttatctttacattTTCATGACAATATGTCTAGGAGAAGGtaggttagagttgaggctacctgggttctgatatccctctgaaagcagtgcatcagaatctttggtgatatttgggaaattttcttttataatattctctagtatgtcttccacttctctggggcattcttcttccccttctgggattcctataacttgtatgttggaacgcttcataaggtcccataattctgacagtgaatg encodes:
- the LOC128563839 gene encoding splicing factor 3A subunit 3-like yields the protein METILEQQRRYHEEKERLMDVMAKEMLTKKSTLRDQINSDHRTRAMQDRYMEVSGNLRDLYDDKDGLRKEELNAISGPDEFAEFYNRLKQIKEFHQKHPNEICVPMSVEFEELLKAKENPNEEAQNLVEFTDEEGYGRYLDLHDCYLKYINLKASEKLDYITYLSIFDQLFDIPKERKNAEYKKYLEMLLEYLQDYTDRVKPLQDQNELFGKIQTEFEKKWDNGTFPGWPKETSSALTHAGAHLDLSAFSSWEELASLGLDRLKSALLALGLKCGGTLEERAQRLFSTKGKSLESLDTSLFAKNPKSKGTKRDTERNKDIAFLEAQIYEYVEILGEQRHLTHENIQRKQARTGEEREEEEEEQISESESEDEKNEIIYNPKNIPLGWDGKPIPYWLYKLHGLNINYNCEICGNYTYRGPKAFQRHFAEWRHAHGMGCLGIPNTAHFANVTQIEDAISLWAKLKLQKASERWQPDTEEEYEDSSGNVVNKKTYEDLKRQGVL